From one Zhongshania sp. R06B22 genomic stretch:
- a CDS encoding sensor histidine kinase encodes MTSSAKGLEGGDTEQLNYNQAILNILEDFSDEKNLLETTQQAILNILDDVGLEKGMYADTQKAVINILDDFADEKNQLESTQRAVLNILDDFEIEKRKVESTNRELSRQIEEREQAELTVREKTLANLELEEALEQLQHAQAELVRSEKMAALGGMVAGISHEINTPVGIGVTAASTLDSATNKLDTDYQAGELTEVELKRFIDIARRSTSLILNNLDRAANLIRSFKQVAVDESSGERRRFEVRSYFHDVIVSLQPLLKNTRHTIELSGDEVLFIDSYPGAFAQIITNLVSNSVVHAFDAGQLGHMRIDLSANDDRIVLVYSDDGCGIKAADIGKIFEPFYTTRRGSGGSGLGLHVVFNLVTQALRGKIFVTSQPGQGAEFRIELPADLMAQ; translated from the coding sequence ATGACATCTTCTGCTAAGGGCCTCGAAGGGGGCGATACTGAGCAGCTGAACTATAATCAGGCGATTCTCAATATCCTTGAGGATTTTAGTGACGAGAAAAACTTACTTGAAACCACTCAGCAGGCAATACTAAATATTCTTGATGATGTTGGACTTGAGAAGGGGATGTACGCTGATACCCAGAAGGCGGTTATCAACATTCTCGACGATTTCGCCGACGAAAAAAATCAGCTCGAATCGACCCAGCGAGCTGTGCTAAATATTCTTGATGATTTTGAAATTGAGAAGCGCAAAGTTGAATCAACTAATCGGGAACTGTCGCGGCAGATTGAAGAGCGCGAGCAGGCTGAGCTAACCGTTCGTGAGAAGACCCTCGCTAATCTGGAGCTCGAAGAGGCATTAGAACAGCTACAGCACGCTCAGGCCGAGTTAGTTAGATCTGAAAAGATGGCAGCGCTGGGGGGCATGGTTGCTGGTATTTCCCACGAGATCAACACTCCAGTGGGTATTGGTGTCACTGCCGCTTCAACGCTTGATAGTGCGACCAATAAGCTAGACACAGATTACCAGGCCGGCGAATTGACGGAAGTCGAGCTCAAGCGCTTTATCGATATTGCGCGCCGAAGTACCTCACTTATTCTCAATAACCTCGATCGTGCGGCTAATCTGATCCGTAGTTTTAAGCAAGTGGCCGTTGACGAGTCAAGTGGTGAGCGCCGGCGCTTCGAGGTGCGCAGCTATTTTCATGACGTGATAGTGTCATTGCAGCCGCTGCTAAAAAATACTAGGCACACCATTGAGTTGAGTGGTGACGAAGTTTTGTTTATCGACAGTTATCCGGGTGCTTTCGCACAAATCATAACTAATCTTGTCAGTAATTCCGTAGTGCATGCCTTTGATGCAGGACAACTTGGTCATATGCGAATTGACCTGAGCGCCAACGATGACCGGATTGTACTTGTCTATTCTGATGATGGCTGTGGTATTAAGGCTGCGGATATCGGCAAAATATTTGAGCCCTTTTACACGACTAGACGCGGTAGCGGCGGCAGCGGCTTGGGACTGCATGTCGTTTTTAACCTAGTGACGCAGGCCTTGCGTGGAAAGATTTTTGTCACCAGCCAGCCTGGTCAGGGCGCCGAGTTCCGTATTGAGTTGCCCGCAGACTTGATGGCGCAATAA
- a CDS encoding PAS domain S-box protein: MLAKLFNEPDYRLMMESIIDTEIITLDVNGNVCSWNKGAENLKGYSAAEVMGRHISMFYTPEDIENDLASHELATAAETGRFQFEGWRVGKGDAKFWADIVLQPIKDSRGEVTGYIKLVRDMTERKYSEDKFRAAVEFAPTAMVMISSSGEIMLINGQTEKLFGYRREELIGKAVEVLLPAAMRSRHPSLRDGFFVDPAPRMMGGGGADLCGLHKDGQEVPVEIALNNITTIEGNFVLAAITDISERKRFGAKISEITAEADASQYARSLIEASLDPLVTISPEGIITDVNEGSINVTGVAREDLIGTDFSNYFTEPDKARAGYQLAFDKGLVTDYPLTVRHVDGKLTDVLYNASVYRDADGNVLGVFAAARDVTAQKQASQYARSLIEASLDPLVTISPEGKITDVNEGSINVTGVAREKLIGTDFSNYFTEPDKARAGYQEAFNKGTVTDYPLTVRHVDGKLTDVLYNASVYRDADGNVLGVFAAARDVTAQKQVSQYARSLIEASLDPLVTISPEGKITDVNDGSIKVTGVAREELIGTDFSNYFTEPDKARAGYQEAFNKGTVTDYPLTVRHVDGKLSDVLYNASVYRDADGNVLGVFAAARDVTAQKQASQYARSLIEASLDPLVTISPEGKITDVNEGSIKVTGVAREELIGTDFSNYFTEPDNARAGYQEAFNKGSVTDYPLTVRHIDGKLTDVLYNASVYRGTSGKVLGVFAAARDVTAQKQAEAELAERRVKEMERLAELERFQKLTVGRELKMIELKAEIAELKRQLPPEAVDGL; the protein is encoded by the coding sequence ATGCTTGCAAAGCTTTTTAACGAGCCAGACTATCGACTGATGATGGAGTCCATCATCGATACTGAGATTATTACGCTCGATGTAAATGGCAATGTTTGCTCTTGGAATAAGGGCGCTGAGAATCTCAAGGGTTATAGTGCTGCCGAAGTCATGGGTAGGCATATCTCAATGTTCTACACTCCTGAAGATATTGAGAATGACCTAGCCAGTCATGAGCTCGCGACGGCAGCTGAAACGGGGCGTTTTCAATTTGAAGGTTGGCGCGTGGGCAAAGGGGACGCCAAATTTTGGGCCGATATTGTACTCCAGCCGATCAAGGATTCCAGGGGTGAGGTGACGGGTTATATCAAGTTAGTTCGTGATATGACCGAGCGTAAATACTCCGAAGATAAATTTCGCGCCGCAGTGGAATTCGCGCCGACCGCCATGGTGATGATTAGCTCTTCTGGCGAGATTATGCTGATTAACGGGCAGACCGAGAAATTGTTCGGTTACCGTCGAGAGGAGTTGATTGGCAAGGCTGTAGAGGTACTTCTTCCCGCGGCTATGCGCAGTCGCCACCCGTCACTGCGCGACGGTTTTTTTGTGGATCCTGCGCCACGAATGATGGGTGGCGGCGGCGCGGATCTATGTGGACTGCATAAGGATGGCCAAGAAGTACCGGTAGAGATTGCCCTTAATAATATAACGACAATCGAAGGGAATTTTGTACTCGCGGCCATCACTGATATCTCAGAGCGCAAACGCTTCGGTGCTAAGATTTCGGAAATAACGGCTGAGGCGGATGCGAGTCAATACGCGCGTTCGCTAATCGAAGCGTCGCTAGATCCCTTGGTAACGATTAGTCCTGAGGGTATTATTACCGACGTCAACGAAGGTTCAATCAATGTTACTGGCGTAGCACGTGAAGACCTTATTGGCACTGATTTCTCTAATTACTTCACTGAACCAGATAAGGCGCGGGCAGGTTATCAATTAGCCTTCGATAAGGGCTTGGTGACTGATTACCCGCTTACGGTTCGTCATGTCGACGGTAAACTTACCGACGTTTTATATAACGCCAGTGTTTATCGCGATGCCGATGGCAATGTGTTGGGGGTGTTTGCCGCGGCCCGCGATGTTACAGCGCAGAAGCAGGCCAGCCAGTACGCAAGATCTTTAATTGAGGCGTCGCTGGATCCATTAGTTACCATCAGTCCAGAAGGTAAAATCACTGACGTTAATGAAGGCTCAATTAATGTCACAGGGGTTGCCCGGGAAAAACTCATTGGTACTGATTTCTCAAACTATTTCACCGAGCCAGATAAGGCCCGCGCAGGCTATCAGGAGGCCTTCAATAAAGGAACAGTAACGGACTATCCGCTTACCGTTCGTCATGTCGACGGCAAGCTCACCGATGTGTTGTACAACGCCAGTGTATATCGAGATGCTGATGGTAATGTCTTGGGCGTGTTTGCGGCGGCGCGCGATGTAACGGCGCAGAAACAGGTAAGTCAGTACGCGCGATCGTTAATTGAGGCCTCCCTAGATCCGCTGGTGACGATCAGCCCCGAGGGTAAGATCACCGACGTCAACGACGGCTCAATTAAAGTTACTGGGGTGGCTCGTGAAGAGCTTATCGGCACTGACTTTTCAAACTACTTTACCGAGCCTGATAAGGCGCGGGCAGGATATCAGGAGGCTTTTAACAAGGGAACGGTAACGGACTATCCGCTTACGGTTCGTCATGTTGACGGCAAGCTTTCCGACGTTCTTTACAATGCCAGTGTTTACCGTGACGCGGATGGCAATGTGCTGGGGGTGTTTGCGGCAGCTCGCGATGTGACAGCGCAGAAGCAAGCCAGCCAGTACGCTCGCTCCTTGATCGAGGCCTCGCTGGATCCATTGGTTACTATTAGTCCGGAAGGTAAAATCACTGACGTTAACGAGGGTTCAATCAAAGTTACTGGGGTGGCCCGCGAAGAGCTCATCGGCACTGATTTCTCGAATTATTTTACCGAGCCCGATAATGCCCGCGCCGGCTATCAGGAGGCGTTTAATAAGGGTTCGGTGACTGACTATCCGCTCACGGTTCGTCATATCGATGGCAAGCTGACCGACGTACTTTATAACGCCAGCGTATACCGAGGCACCTCCGGCAAGGTTTTGGGGGTTTTTGCCGCTGCGCGCGATGTGACCGCTCAGAAGCAAGCTGAAGCTGAGCTCGCCGAGCGGCGAGTTAAGGAGATGGAACGACTCGCGGAGTTGGAGCGCTTCCAAAAACTAACAGTGGGCCGAGAGCTTAAAATGATCGAACTCAAGGCTGAGATCGCCGAACTGAAACGGCAACTGCCGCCAGAGGCAGTAGACGGATTATGA
- a CDS encoding DUF3369 domain-containing protein, protein MSDKLVFAKEPKPNRIIDGSWKLLIVDDEVEVHNVTTLALDGFTYAGKNLQFLSAFSGDQAKQIIRDHSDIALVLLDVVMETPHAGLDVANFIRNELGNKDVRILLRTGQPGSTPQYEVITRFGINDYKEKTELTQKKLYTAVHASLSAYSELKSRDTYVLGLTKILAASAQMFDLRAVHQFKSYALEQLTSLLCIDQDRQLSDASAMMIRKSESCLHVVAGVARFKECVGELVPDSTNAIIQSRINEAFAMASNHHGGDYFTAYYKISGEQEYVLYASATAPFAMNDMSLLDIFVRNIAVAHQNVKSAPSILKSVVDEDEC, encoded by the coding sequence ATGTCGGACAAGCTTGTTTTTGCGAAAGAACCCAAACCCAACAGGATCATTGATGGTTCTTGGAAGCTGCTGATTGTCGATGATGAGGTCGAAGTCCACAACGTCACCACCCTAGCTCTCGATGGCTTCACTTATGCAGGTAAGAATTTACAATTTCTGAGCGCCTTCAGTGGTGATCAAGCGAAGCAGATTATTCGCGACCATTCCGATATTGCTTTGGTATTGCTCGACGTGGTCATGGAGACGCCCCACGCAGGGCTCGACGTCGCTAACTTTATTAGAAACGAGTTGGGTAATAAAGATGTTCGCATCTTATTGCGTACTGGTCAGCCCGGTTCGACTCCTCAGTATGAGGTCATTACGCGGTTCGGTATTAATGATTATAAAGAGAAGACCGAGTTGACGCAGAAGAAACTTTACACCGCCGTACATGCATCACTTTCTGCCTATAGTGAACTAAAATCTCGTGATACCTACGTTTTAGGCCTGACTAAAATATTAGCTGCGTCCGCTCAAATGTTTGACTTAAGGGCGGTCCATCAGTTTAAGAGCTACGCGCTTGAGCAGCTGACATCGCTGCTTTGCATCGATCAGGACCGGCAGCTTTCAGACGCATCGGCGATGATGATAAGAAAATCGGAGTCCTGTCTACACGTCGTTGCAGGCGTTGCTCGCTTTAAAGAATGTGTTGGCGAATTAGTGCCTGATAGTACTAACGCTATAATTCAATCTCGTATTAATGAGGCGTTCGCGATGGCTAGCAACCATCATGGCGGCGACTATTTTACTGCTTATTATAAAATCTCTGGTGAGCAAGAATATGTTTTATATGCGTCAGCCACAGCGCCGTTTGCCATGAATGATATGAGTCTTTTGGATATATTTGTGCGCAATATTGCGGTGGCGCACCAGAATGTTAAGAGCGCCCCAAGTATTCTAAAAAGTGTGGTTGATGAGGATGAGTGTTAA
- a CDS encoding dicarboxylate/amino acid:cation symporter, which translates to MRHNLILTPLKTLSEHFDKLISGRLWLKVIIALALGVLAGIALGPDLGLFSSGTVRAITAWLALPGQVFLSIIQMIVVPLVIASIVGGLAANNDAAAMKKNGLLALAFITLSTALAATIGIVLALNINPGSYIEATALSNDQIAPLTSTVAKGFPAVAELPDKVSALIPKNPLASMASGEMMQVILFSAVLGAALLSIPAKQSRPLFDLLTALQEVSLRIVSWAMLLAPLAVFGLITKLVANLGIEVLAGMAIYVATVLLGLLCIAAFYFLVARFTLPQKSGEFFRHIRELLLLAFSTSSSAAVMPITLEVVENKLLIKPEVARFLVPLGATINMTGTALYQGVATVFLAQVFNVDLGLGSYLFVVTMAVAASIGSPATPGAGIIILSMVLEGVGIPAAGVALILGVDRILDMCRTAVNILGDVVTCAVVQRFSTQEANTLISPDNAKSQTKA; encoded by the coding sequence ATGCGTCATAATTTGATACTTACCCCCTTAAAAACCCTATCGGAACATTTTGACAAGTTGATTAGCGGCCGCCTGTGGTTAAAGGTCATTATCGCCTTGGCACTGGGTGTACTGGCGGGCATTGCACTGGGCCCTGACCTCGGCTTATTTAGCAGCGGAACCGTGAGGGCAATTACTGCGTGGCTAGCGCTGCCAGGGCAAGTTTTCCTATCTATTATCCAGATGATTGTGGTGCCGCTGGTAATCGCCTCAATTGTCGGTGGCTTAGCGGCCAATAACGACGCCGCGGCAATGAAAAAGAACGGCTTGTTGGCGCTAGCATTCATTACACTGTCGACCGCCCTAGCCGCTACAATTGGCATTGTCTTAGCCCTTAATATTAACCCTGGAAGCTATATTGAGGCGACAGCGCTCAGCAACGATCAGATTGCACCACTTACTAGCACAGTGGCTAAAGGCTTCCCCGCGGTAGCGGAACTGCCGGATAAGGTGTCTGCACTTATTCCCAAAAACCCCCTGGCATCAATGGCATCGGGCGAGATGATGCAGGTAATCCTATTTTCCGCAGTATTGGGGGCAGCTTTGCTATCGATCCCTGCCAAGCAATCACGCCCCTTATTTGATTTGTTAACGGCCTTACAAGAGGTGAGCCTTCGCATTGTCTCCTGGGCGATGTTACTCGCACCCTTGGCGGTATTTGGCTTGATTACCAAGCTGGTGGCGAATTTAGGCATAGAAGTCTTGGCGGGGATGGCTATATATGTCGCAACCGTACTATTAGGTTTGCTGTGTATCGCGGCCTTCTACTTCCTAGTAGCGCGGTTTACTTTGCCACAGAAAAGCGGTGAGTTTTTTCGGCATATACGTGAATTATTATTACTTGCCTTCTCCACCAGTAGCTCAGCAGCAGTGATGCCAATCACATTGGAAGTAGTGGAGAATAAATTATTGATTAAACCCGAAGTGGCGCGATTTCTTGTGCCACTGGGGGCAACCATTAATATGACAGGCACCGCTTTATACCAAGGTGTAGCGACCGTATTTTTAGCACAGGTGTTTAACGTCGATTTAGGATTGGGCAGCTATTTATTTGTGGTAACAATGGCGGTCGCTGCGTCTATCGGCTCCCCAGCCACACCGGGCGCTGGGATTATCATTCTAAGCATGGTTTTGGAAGGCGTTGGTATCCCTGCCGCTGGCGTTGCTTTAATTCTTGGGGTAGACCGCATTTTAGACATGTGCCGCACCGCAGTGAATATTCTTGGCGATGTGGTTACCTGTGCAGTGGTGCAACGCTTCTCCACTCAGGAGGCAAACACATTAATAAGCCCAGATAATGCGAAGTCACAAACTAAGGCGTAA